Below is a window of bacterium DNA.
AAACAGCGGAGATCTAGAAATGAGAAAAAAAGTATTTCTGGCATTATTGATGGTACTATCCGTTAACGAAATCGGTTTCACGCAAACAGGTCAGGTTTTAATTAACTCGAGTGCTGCTGATTCAGCGCATGCTTCGCCTTATAATCTCTATGGAGCCCGATATCCTCGAATCGAAGCCGATTCACGTGTTACCTTCCGCTTTAACGCTCCTCATGCAAAGAAGGTGCAGGTTTCTATCGCAAATATCGCGTTCGATATGGTTAAAGGCGATGACGGTGTGTGGACATACACCAGTGAACCGCAGGATAGAGGGTATCATAATTACTGGATGCTGGTTGATAGTGCTCTCGTGCTTGATCCGGCAACCGACGCCTTCATCGGTTACGGACATATGTGCAATGGATTTGAAATCCCCGATCCGGATGGTGGTTTTTATGAGCTCAAAGATGTGCCTCATGGAGCTGTGTTGATTGAGAATTACTTCTCCAAGACCACCAACTCCTGGCGTCATATTTACGTTTACACGCCTCCAGGGTACGAGGCAAACACTTCGCGCCGATATCCGGTGTTGTATCTTCAGCACGGTGGTGGCGAAGATGAACGCGTGTGGATTGAGATGGGACGAACCAATGTCATACTGGATAATCTGATTGCGGCCGGGAAAGCCGCCCCATTTATCGTTGTCATGGAAACCAGCGCTGCTTACAAACCGGGGGAAGTTCCTCCTCGGCCGCCTCAGCCGCGACCCGCCGGAGCGGGCCCTGGAGGCCAGCCCACTGCAGACGCCCGTCCAAGGATGATATTTTCATTTGAGACATACAAAGAGGTCATGATCAAGGATCTGATTCCTTTCATTGATTCACATTTTCGCACGTTAACCGAGGGTAAGAATCGTGCCATGGCAGGTCTGTCGATGGGCGGGATGGTGACCAGAACGGTCACGCTGGCTAATCTTGATAAATTTGCCTATATCGGGCTTTTCAGCGGCGGCAGCATATCCATAGAAGATGTCAACAATACGCCCGGGTTTAAGGAGAAAGTGAAACTCGTGTTCGTCAGCTATGGCAGCCGTGAACTGGAAAACCGCGCAGGCGGCGGACGCGGTCCTTTTGGCGGTGATCCGAAAGCGAACACTGAAGCTTTGCATCAAGCCGGCATCAACAGTGTTTTCTATGTCTCACCGCTGACCGCCCATGAATGGCAGAGCTGGCGGCGAAGCCTGTATGAATTTGCACCGCTTCTATTCAAAGAGTGAATCATTGACTACGTATCACCGATGGCGTTTGATAAAAAAATCAAGGAGGTTGTTTATGAAAGACAGGTTAATTCGTGTGTTATTTGCTACTCTTATAACCAGTGGCCTTTGTTTGGCGCAAACGAATCAGCCGGCTGCGGCCGTGGAAGATTTTAAGCCCGCATCTACCAATCAGCCGGGCAGGGAATATCCTCAGGTCAATTCCGAGGGCCGGGTGCGCGCCAGTATTTCGGCCCCTGAAGCTCTGCGGGTTCAGCTTGATATCAGTGCGGTAAAATACGATTTAAAGAAGGATGAGAAGGGCGTCTGGACCGGTGATTCGAATCCCCAGGACGAGGGATTCCATTACTATCAGCTCTGGATCGATGGAGCGGCGGTACCGGATCCCGCCAGTCTGTACTTTTATGGCGCAAGCCGCTGGGGAAGCGGCATCGAAATCCCGGCCAAGGATCAGGACTTTTATGCCCTCAAGAACGTGCCTCACGGTCAGTTGCGCGAGCTTGCCTATTTCTCCAAAAGCAACAACAGTATGCGTCGTTGTTTCGTCTATACGCCGCCGGATTATGACAAGGATACTGCAAAGCGCTATCCGGTGCTCTACCTGCAACACGGCGGCGGTGAAGATGAGACCGGTTGGGGCAACCAAGGCCGTGTCAACCTGATCATGGACAACCTGATCGCCGAAGGAAAGGCCGTGCCTTTCATTATCGTAATGGACAACGGCACCTGGACCTGGCCGGAAAATCTCCCCCGGCCCAAACCAGGTGAACGCCCCAAAGGCACCTGGCCTCCTGAAGGCTGGGCCGACGGTTTTAAAAAGACGCTGCTGGAAGACATTATTCCCATGATCGATACGACGTTCCGGACCCTGGCTGATCAACCGCATCGAGCCATGGCCGGACTCTCCATGGGCGGCATGCAGACCCGGGCCATCACTCTCGCGAATACCAAGACCTTTGCCTATGCCGGCCTTTTCAGCGGCGGCAGTTTCAGTCTCGAAGACGTGAACAAAGCTCCTGGATTCAAAGAGAACGTCAAACTCGTGTTTGTCAGTTATGGCAGCCGCGAGCTGGAAAATGGTAAAACCCGTTTTGGCGGCGATCCCAAGGCGGACACCGAGGCCCTTGCACAGGCCGGCATCAAAACTCATTATTATATCTCTCCACTGACGGCTCATGAGTGGCAAAGTTGGCGGCGCAGCCTGCATGAGTTTGCACAGCTTATTTTTAAAAATTGAGGGAGAACAATCATGAAATGCTATATCATGGGATTAGGTTTACTGCTGACTTTATGGATTGCACCCGGTTTGGCTCAGACAGATCAGCCAACCATCAAGGATGACTTTAAGCCTTCAACCCTGAACCAACCCGGTCAAGAGTATCCGCAGGTGAACTCTCAGGGTTACGCGCGGTTTCGCATTATGGCCCCTCAGGCCGACAGCGTCAAGGTCAATCTCGGCTTAGGCGGCACGATTCTTACGAAAACCGAGGATGGCGCCTGGGTGGGCACCACTGCAGGACCTCTGGACGAAGGCTTTCACTACTATCATCTTACAGTGGACGGCGGCGTGTTCAACGATCCAGGAACACTGAATTTCTATGGTTCTGTTCGCTGGGAAAGCGGCATCGAAATTCCCGCTCATGATCAGGACTTTTATGCTCTGAAGGACGTTCCGCACGGCCAAGTGCGACAGATTCTTTTCCCCTCCCAAAGCACCAACACCTCGCGCCGGGCGTTTGTCTATACGCCGCCTGATTATGACAAAGGGAAAAAACATTACCCGGTTCTGTACCTGCAGCATGGCTGGGGCGAGGATGAAACCGCCTGGAGTAATCAGGGCCACGCCAATCTGATCATGGACAACCTGATCGCCGACGGCAAAATCAAGCCGTTTCTCATTGTCATGACGTATGGCATGACCAATGAGATCAAGTTCGGCGGCCTCCGCAATTTCGACATCAAGCCGTTTCAAACAGTTCTTGTGGACGAACTGATACCCTATATTGATGCCAATTTCCGTACGCTTGCTGATCAATCCCATCGCGCCATGGCCGGGCTTTCCATGGGCGGCATGGAAACCAAAATGATCACCATGGCCAACCTCGACAAATTTTCGCACATCGGCTTGTTCAGCGGCGGAGCGTTCTCCATGGATGACGTCAACAAAACGCCCGGTTTCAAAGAAAAAGTCAAGCTGGTCTTTGTCAGTTTCGGCAGCCGCGAACTGGAAAACCGCGGCGCCAGAGGCTTTTGGGGCGGCGATCCAAAAGTGAACGCCGACGCGTTGCGGCAAGCCGGCATCAACAGCGTCTTTTTCGTCTCCCAGAATACAGCCCACGAGTTCCTGAGCTGGCGGCGCAGCCTGCGCGAGTTCGCACAGCTTTTATTTTGACAGAGGTTGTTACGCGATGGCCTGATCAACGATTTTCCCTTCGTTGATCAGGCTGCAACAAAAACTCCGCAGGGAAACCGGATGCATGGCCACCTGTCAGAAGATAAATGGAAGCAGAACGAAGAAGGTATTTTTACACAAAAAAACGAAGGAAACCACCGATGACAAAATTGCTGCCCATTTTTGTCCTGCTTTCCTGCCTGGTATTTCTCGCTCAGGCCGCAGAACAGGTCTATCAAAATGACGAACTCACCATCACCAAACTTGAAGACAACATGTGGGTGCTCGAAACGAATGATAATACCACGATGTACCTGGTGGAAGGCACCCAAAAAGCACTATTGATAGATACCGGAACTCGCATTGCGAAGCTCGATTCGATCATCACGCTTATCACGAAAAAGCCGCTGGAGGTCGTGATTAGCCATGCGCATCATGATCATGACGGGAATATTGGCTTTTTTAAAGAAATATGGATGCACCCTGCTGATACCGTTTTGTTTAATAAAGCTTATCAGGGGAAGGTCCATTTTGTCAAGGACGGAGATCTTTTTGATTTAGGCGGGACGCTTCTTGAAGTGAGTCATATGCCTGGCCATACTCCAGGTTCGATTGTTCTTCTGGACAGAAAAGCAGGAAACTGTTTTTCGGGCGATGCTTTTGGCTCGAATCACGTCTGGCTGCAACTCAAACCGCTCTCTCCGATACAAACCTACATCGAATCGTGTCTTAAAATGGAAAAGCTTATGGACAGCGGGATCACCAAAGTCTATTGCGGTCATTATGTTTACGTAAAAAAACCTTATGACAAATCCTATATCACGACGATGCGTCAGTTGGCCGAATCCCTGAGCAAGGGCACGGCCCCCGCGCCGCAACCCTACTCTGCCAAAGTTGGTTGCCCTAATCCGATGTCGGTCACGTCCGGCTCTGCCACTATTGTCTATGACCCGGACTATATAAAATTTCAGAAGACTCGAACCGGAAATGGATATCATTGATTCCATAGATAACAGCCTGATATCGTTATCGTTTAATTACACTTGCCGGTGGACGAATCCTTTTGGCTTTATTAAGGATTTCCGAGTAATGGTTGCTCATTCAAGTTTGTACAAAACGGTCGATAAACGCCGGACACCTTGAGTGGTCGTCGCAATATCCTAAAAATACGGGGTCACACTCTTTGTGACCCCGGCTGCTCCGTATCAGATTGATACTATATCAGACTTTATCAATTTCACAGCGGTCGCAAGTTCCAGCGCGCCTTGTCGCTTTCGGGGTCGAACCGGGCCAACGTCGGCGTGCTGTGGCCTACCGCAGTCAGAGCGAGTGATTCCTTGGCATTGGGCACGACCTTGGGCATGATGCGAAAAGTGCCGTCGGTCAACTGATCGATGCGCCACAGTTGTTCAGGATTACCGGTAAAGGTGGGTACTGTCACAACTTCACCATCAGCCGTGGCAGCCAGCGCGCGATCTGTTCCATCGATCACGATCTTGAAAAAGGGTGAGCCGGGATAGCCGCCGACACCGGCGACCGGTGTGATGGTCCATTTTTGATGGGGCCGCATCATAAAGTCGCTGAGACGCGTTTCGATGTTGCCGGCGGGCCAGTTCGGCAGAACCTCAGCCAGTTCCTGGAACGGAATGGGTTTCACGGGTTCTTTGGGGGGGCCCCAACCGCGCATGCCACCGGCCATGCGTACAAAATCAACCGTCAGTTCAAGCGCATAACCGCTGCGCTCGGACTGGATCTCATAGGTGCCTTCTCGAAAGTTGTCTCCAGCTATGGGCCAGCCGCCTTTCCAAAGCAGCGGGCGAATGTCCAGCACGCTGCGTCCGCTCCGGTCCAGATCGGCCTCATAGTGGCAGGAGAATTTCTGCACGCCGTCACCCAAATCCAGGAGGCCAAAGTGACCCGGCCCGACAAAGCGGCCGCTGGCGGCCACGACGAGTTTGCCCCCTCCCTTGAGCGCATCCCGGCCCATATTGTCGAGGTAGGGACCGGTTACCTTCTTTGAGCGTGTCACGCGAATGTTGTAGGTGGAATTGGCGCCGTCGCAGCAAGTGCCATGCGTGCCAAGCAGGTAGTACCAGCCGTCGCGATACATCAGCGCCGTGGCTTCCATGTCGATGCCAATGTCCACGGCCTGATTGTTGGGCATGCGCTTGCCCGTTTTGGGATCGAGTTCGATAAGCCGGATGTAACCGAAATAGGTGCCGTAAGTGAGCCACAACCGGCCATCGGTGGGATCGAGCAAAAAGGCCGAATCAATGGCATCGCAATCCTCAATACCGTCGCTCGAGGCGACTATGATATTGTCCTGAAAGCCGAAATCGGGTGACGATGGATCGAGCGTTTTGGTCCACATGACGTGGACATTAGAAGCGTGTCCACCGGCCAAGCCGCCGCCGCCCTCGGCATAGGTCACATAATAGCGATCGCCGATGTGTATAATATCCGGCGCCACTCCACCGCCGGGGCGCACAGCGCCACTATGCCAGGTCCAACCGTCCTCAGAGATCAAGCCACCCTGACCGGTGCCAAAAGTATAAAATTTACCGTTGCACAGCATGATGGTCGAGGGATCGTGAATATAGGGTTCACCATCCAAAGCCCATGCCGGGTAATAAAAACAGAACAAGACTAAACTGGAAATGAGTATTCCGAGCAAACGGGTTTTCATAAATCCTCCAGGTGTGGACGTTAGAGATCAAGAACCATCTAAAAGGATCTGTCACAATATTGCGACATGTATTCATGTATGCGGATACTACAGGCAACCGGGGGTACAGCCAGGAACTCTTCAAAATTCATTCTTTCGTGTTTTCCAGGCTCTGCGTAATATCCTTAATCGGTTTGCCATTCTCATCGATAAAGCGAACGCAGAAATCGCTCATGCCGGGGCCATTTATGACCGCCCCGCGAATAATGTTCGGCCCCTTATGGAGGGTCAAGCGTTTTGAAACGCAATCGTCCATAACCATGCGTCGGTCACCCGAGAGGATAACAGCTTCCTGGCCGTTGAGCCACCACATGGATGCTGAATTGGAGCCGACGGCCATGCGCACATTTTGCATTTCCCGAGGGCTGTGGACCACGGTAACAGCCCAGAACAGAACGCCGTACGTCGGTTTATTCAGGCCGTAGGCGAAGCGAAAAAGCTTCACGTTCCAATTGGCCGAATCTACGGCATGCCATAAGAGTTGCTCCCCGGCGACAGTCACCTGGTCGCCGTCGTGCGGGACTTTGGTGAATTGGCCGGGAAAATACTCGGTATTGAATGCATTGCGGATGTAGCTGTCGGTAAATACGGTGTTGCTGCGGTTTGGCTTGATGATCGGCTCCAGCAGCAGCCAGCGCTGCAGGAAACCGTCGGCATCCGGCGTTTTGGCGCCCCTTGCAGCAGGAGAAAAATATGGTGCGATGCTGCGAGCTGTATCGCCTGGCGCGGCGGCAAAAGTCGTCAACGCCAGTGCATTTACCAGAAGCATCAGGGTGTTGCGGAGTGTGTTCATAGCAGGGCTCCCAGGTTTTGCGATTTTTATTTGCATGATGAGAATAGTTTTTTTTGAAGTTAATGTACACGATTCGGAGTGCATTGTCAAGGATCTTTATTGACGAGATGCCGGAAGCAGCCGGCTGAGGTGATAGGCAAACAAACTCAGAATGTTTCGTATCGATACGGTAGCGACAGCGCTCTTTGACCTTTTCGACGGCGGTCCTCTCGGCGTTAATTAGTAAAACTGAATAGTGATTCCAGAACCTGGATGAAGTTTTTGTAGGGAAGCTCTATTTAAGCCTTTGAAAGTTTAAAACCATCATTGTCTAAAAATCAATAATCCACACAATAACAAACGGAGAAAAAAGATGAAAACAAAAACTGCGATTCTTTTGTCGTTCGTGATCTGCCTGGCTGTCCATGCGCAAAAACTGGATGGAAACTGGAAGGGCGCCATGACTGGACCAAACGGAGCTTTTGAATTGCTCTACACTTTCAAAGCCGATTCAAATGTGTTAAGTGGGAATGCTACTTCGGCAATGGGGTCCCTCCCGCTTGAAAATGGCAAAGTCAGTGGCAACACATTTTCATTCGATGTCAATGTTAATGGACAGGTATTCAGCAATACCGGCGTTCTGGATGGCGATATGATTAAATTAACCGTGCCGATGATGGAACAACCATTGGTGCTGACGAGGGTTGTTGAAAAATCCAAAATTGACGGCCAGTGGATCGGTAAAATCAGCGGTCCACAGGGAGACATGGAAATTACTTTTTATTTTACGGTGGACGGAAACAAATTGACAGGCAAAAATTCCACCATGATGGGTGAGAGTATCCTGATCAATGGCGCAGTGAACGGCGACGAGTTTTCATTTGATGTTGAGTTTCAAGGAATGACGATTGGTCACAAGTGCAGATACCTTAATGATGATACGATTGATGTAATTGTGGTAATGATGGGGCAGGAAATGCCCATGAAACTGGTCAGAGTTGTGCAATGAATTTTCTCATCGTCTTAAAGAATGCACAGAACATGCAGTCAAACATAATGAACCAGAGAGAGACATGATGAAACGCAGACTTGTAATGTTTTTGTGGATAGGGGTACTTTTGGCCGGCTCGAGGACCTTTTCACAAGATGCGAATTTTTATATTTTTCTTTGCTTCGGGCAGTCCAATATGGAAGGCAATGCCCAAATTGAAGAACAGGACCGATCGGTCGATGATCGTTTCCAGGTAATGCAATCAGTGGACTGTCCGGATCTGGGTAGAGTAAAGGGCAAGTGGTATACCGCAATTCCTCCTTTGTGTCGGTGCAGGACGGGGTTAGGCCCTGCCGATTTTTTCGGCAGAGCCATGGTCGCCAACCTGCCCAGGAACATCAGAGTAGGAATTATCAATGTCTCCGTCGCCGGCTGTAAGATTGAATTGTTCGATAAAGACCATTTTCAGACTTACGCCGCAACTGCCCCGCCCTGGATGATGAATATGATCCAAGAGTATAACGGAAATCCATATGCTTATCTTGTCGAAATGGCAAAATTGGCTCAGAAAGATGGTGTGATAAAAGGCATTCTGCTGCATCAGGGGGAATCCAATCCCAATGATAGCACCTGGACCATTCAAGTAAAACGCATTTACGATAATCTTGTTACGGATCTGCATCTGCGTCCCGAAATAACTCCACTATTGGCAGGAGAGGTTGTGCATAGCGACCAGGGGGGCGTTTGCGCCGGAATGAATGCTATCATTGCGCAATTACCGAAAGTGCTTCCCAACTCGTATGTGATATCCTCGCGCGGATGCAGTGATGCGCCGGATAATCTGCATTTCGATGCTGCCGGATACAAAAGACTTGGCTCCCGGTATGCGGAGAAAATGCTTTCTTTGCTCGGCTATGAACCAGTCAAGCCAACGGCGGTGCAGGTTGAAGAGGGGCTGCTGCAGGGAACCTTTGAACACGGATTGACGGTTTACCGCGGTATTCCTTTTGCTGCGCCGCCTGTCGGCGAGCTGCGCTGGCGCGCCCCACAGCCGGCCACGAAATGGCAAGGCGTGCGGCAGGCTGACAAGTTTGCTCCCGGCCCCATTCAGAGCTGGGGTCCGACTGCGGGTAAAAGTGAAGACTGCTTGTACCTGAATGTCTGGACGCCGGCGAAATCCCCGAACGACCGCATCCCCGTGCTCGTTTGGATCTATGGAGGCGGATTCAATGCCGGGTCCACTTCCGAGCCGGTTTATAGTGGAGAGAATCTGGCCGCTAAAGGCGTCGTGTTAGTCAGCATGGCCTACCGGGTTGGTCAACTCGGATTTATGGCGCACAGGGAACTGAGCGCGGAGAGTCCGAATCATGTTTCGGGAAATTACGGTTTGTTGGACATGATCGCGGGCCTGAAATGGGTGCAGAAGAACATCGCGGCCTTCGGCGGTGATCCCAACAAGGTCACGATATTCGGCGAATCTGCTGGAGGCATTGCCGTGTCTATGCTGTGCGCATCGCCTTTGGCAAAGGGACTGTTCCATGGCGCCATTTCGCAAAGCGGCGGCTCGTTCGGCCCGCCGCGTAGCACCACCTATCCTGGTGAGAACATGAAGCGCCTTGACGAAGCAGAGCGTAGCGGGCAAGCGTACCTGGACAGTGCGAAGATTG
It encodes the following:
- a CDS encoding alpha/beta hydrolase-fold protein, with protein sequence MVLSVNEIGFTQTGQVLINSSAADSAHASPYNLYGARYPRIEADSRVTFRFNAPHAKKVQVSIANIAFDMVKGDDGVWTYTSEPQDRGYHNYWMLVDSALVLDPATDAFIGYGHMCNGFEIPDPDGGFYELKDVPHGAVLIENYFSKTTNSWRHIYVYTPPGYEANTSRRYPVLYLQHGGGEDERVWIEMGRTNVILDNLIAAGKAAPFIVVMETSAAYKPGEVPPRPPQPRPAGAGPGGQPTADARPRMIFSFETYKEVMIKDLIPFIDSHFRTLTEGKNRAMAGLSMGGMVTRTVTLANLDKFAYIGLFSGGSISIEDVNNTPGFKEKVKLVFVSYGSRELENRAGGGRGPFGGDPKANTEALHQAGINSVFYVSPLTAHEWQSWRRSLYEFAPLLFKE
- a CDS encoding alpha/beta hydrolase-fold protein → MKDRLIRVLFATLITSGLCLAQTNQPAAAVEDFKPASTNQPGREYPQVNSEGRVRASISAPEALRVQLDISAVKYDLKKDEKGVWTGDSNPQDEGFHYYQLWIDGAAVPDPASLYFYGASRWGSGIEIPAKDQDFYALKNVPHGQLRELAYFSKSNNSMRRCFVYTPPDYDKDTAKRYPVLYLQHGGGEDETGWGNQGRVNLIMDNLIAEGKAVPFIIVMDNGTWTWPENLPRPKPGERPKGTWPPEGWADGFKKTLLEDIIPMIDTTFRTLADQPHRAMAGLSMGGMQTRAITLANTKTFAYAGLFSGGSFSLEDVNKAPGFKENVKLVFVSYGSRELENGKTRFGGDPKADTEALAQAGIKTHYYISPLTAHEWQSWRRSLHEFAQLIFKN
- a CDS encoding alpha/beta hydrolase-fold protein: MKCYIMGLGLLLTLWIAPGLAQTDQPTIKDDFKPSTLNQPGQEYPQVNSQGYARFRIMAPQADSVKVNLGLGGTILTKTEDGAWVGTTAGPLDEGFHYYHLTVDGGVFNDPGTLNFYGSVRWESGIEIPAHDQDFYALKDVPHGQVRQILFPSQSTNTSRRAFVYTPPDYDKGKKHYPVLYLQHGWGEDETAWSNQGHANLIMDNLIADGKIKPFLIVMTYGMTNEIKFGGLRNFDIKPFQTVLVDELIPYIDANFRTLADQSHRAMAGLSMGGMETKMITMANLDKFSHIGLFSGGAFSMDDVNKTPGFKEKVKLVFVSFGSRELENRGARGFWGGDPKVNADALRQAGINSVFFVSQNTAHEFLSWRRSLREFAQLLF
- a CDS encoding MBL fold metallo-hydrolase, which translates into the protein MTKLLPIFVLLSCLVFLAQAAEQVYQNDELTITKLEDNMWVLETNDNTTMYLVEGTQKALLIDTGTRIAKLDSIITLITKKPLEVVISHAHHDHDGNIGFFKEIWMHPADTVLFNKAYQGKVHFVKDGDLFDLGGTLLEVSHMPGHTPGSIVLLDRKAGNCFSGDAFGSNHVWLQLKPLSPIQTYIESCLKMEKLMDSGITKVYCGHYVYVKKPYDKSYITTMRQLAESLSKGTAPAPQPYSAKVGCPNPMSVTSGSATIVYDPDYIKFQKTRTGNGYH
- a CDS encoding family 43 glycosylhydrolase is translated as MKTRLLGILISSLVLFCFYYPAWALDGEPYIHDPSTIMLCNGKFYTFGTGQGGLISEDGWTWHSGAVRPGGGVAPDIIHIGDRYYVTYAEGGGGLAGGHASNVHVMWTKTLDPSSPDFGFQDNIIVASSDGIEDCDAIDSAFLLDPTDGRLWLTYGTYFGYIRLIELDPKTGKRMPNNQAVDIGIDMEATALMYRDGWYYLLGTHGTCCDGANSTYNIRVTRSKKVTGPYLDNMGRDALKGGGKLVVAASGRFVGPGHFGLLDLGDGVQKFSCHYEADLDRSGRSVLDIRPLLWKGGWPIAGDNFREGTYEIQSERSGYALELTVDFVRMAGGMRGWGPPKEPVKPIPFQELAEVLPNWPAGNIETRLSDFMMRPHQKWTITPVAGVGGYPGSPFFKIVIDGTDRALAATADGEVVTVPTFTGNPEQLWRIDQLTDGTFRIMPKVVPNAKESLALTAVGHSTPTLARFDPESDKARWNLRPL
- a CDS encoding acetylxylan esterase, whose product is MNTLRNTLMLLVNALALTTFAAAPGDTARSIAPYFSPAARGAKTPDADGFLQRWLLLEPIIKPNRSNTVFTDSYIRNAFNTEYFPGQFTKVPHDGDQVTVAGEQLLWHAVDSANWNVKLFRFAYGLNKPTYGVLFWAVTVVHSPREMQNVRMAVGSNSASMWWLNGQEAVILSGDRRMVMDDCVSKRLTLHKGPNIIRGAVINGPGMSDFCVRFIDENGKPIKDITQSLENTKE
- a CDS encoding carboxylesterase family protein translates to MLSLLGYEPVKPTAVQVEEGLLQGTFEHGLTVYRGIPFAAPPVGELRWRAPQPATKWQGVRQADKFAPGPIQSWGPTAGKSEDCLYLNVWTPAKSPNDRIPVLVWIYGGGFNAGSTSEPVYSGENLAAKGVVLVSMAYRVGQLGFMAHRELSAESPNHVSGNYGLLDMIAGLKWVQKNIAAFGGDPNKVTIFGESAGGIAVSMLCASPLAKGLFHGAISQSGGSFGPPRSTTYPGENMKRLDEAERSGQAYLDSAKIASIAEMRKLSADKLPAIRGLAWPIIDGYVIPDDQYKLYEAGEFNDLPILVGYNSDEGASFMPPKTPEDYIAGVQKRYGKYAKELLKAYPVGATTVPKTARDLARDAAFGWHTWSWARLQAEKGKAKAYYYYFDQHPDYPADSPKADSGSPHGQEVAFVFQHLNASGPMATTTDAAISEAMATYWTNFAKYGDPNSKDLPAWPAFSDANPVVMYFCRTPHTGPVPSLKSLKRLDAYFKWRRTPAGEAWAK